Proteins from one Sabethes cyaneus chromosome 2, idSabCyanKW18_F2, whole genome shotgun sequence genomic window:
- the LOC128734389 gene encoding CCR4-NOT transcription complex subunit 9 — MSAQQSPASLQAAANSEKVFQWINELSNPETRETALLELSKKRESVPDLAPMLWHSFGTTAALLQEIINIYPSINPATLTAHQSNRVCNALALLQCVASHPETRSVFLAAHIPLFLYPFLHTTSKTRPFEYLRLTSLGVIGALVKTDEQEVITFLLTTEIIPLCLRIMESGSELSKTVATFILQKILLDDSGLSYICHTYDRFSHVAIILGKMVISLSKEPSARLLKHVVRCYLRLSDNPRAREALRQCLPDQLRDGTFAACLQEDKSTKPWLTLLLKNLETVSVAGISPLTS, encoded by the exons ATGTCAGCCCAGCAAAGCCCCGCTAGCTTGCAAGCGGCGGCCAACAGCGAGAAAGTATTCCAGTGGATCAACGAATTGTCGAATCCAGAGACACGTGAAACTGCTCTGCTGGAGCTAAGCAAGAAACGAGAATCGGTACCGGATCTAGCTCCAATGCTGTGGCACAGCTTCGGTACTACGGCTGCACTGTTGCAAGAAATTATCAACATTTATCCATCGATAAATCCGGCAACCCTTACGGCACACCAATCGAACCGGGTGTGCAATGCGCTGGCACTGTTGCAGTGCGTTGCCTCGCATCCGGAAACCAGATCTGTCTTCCTTGCCGCACACATACCGTTGTTCTTGTATCCGTTTCTTCATACCACCTCGAAAACACGCCCATTTGAGTACTTGCGGCTAACCTCACTGGGTGTGATCGGTGCTCTGGTTAAGACCGATGAACAGGAGGTTATTACTTTCCTTCTAACCACGGAAATCATTCCACTCTGCCTGCGAATCATGGAGTCCGGATCGGAACTGAGCAAAACCGTTGCTACGtttattttgcagaagattTTGCTGGACGATAGTGGATTGTCGTACATTTGCCACACTTACGATAGGTTTTCACATGTGGCTATTATTCTG GGCAAAATGGTAATCTCTCTGTCAAAAGAACCCTCCGCAAGGCTGTTGAAACATGTCGTTCGTTGCTACCTCAGATTGTCGGACAATCCACG AGCACGCGAAGCGCTCCGCCAGTGCCTGCCGGATCAGTTACGGGACGGAACGTTTGCTGCCTGTCTGCAGGAGGACAAGTCGACCAAACCGTGGCTTACGCTGCTGCTGAAGAATTTGGAAACCGTCTCGGTTGCGGGCATTTCTCCGTTGACCTCCTAA
- the LOC128737264 gene encoding transcription initiation factor TFIID subunit 8-like, whose translation MAEINATQQARRKYLSMAVSSELIERGVESAEREIVETLTEMMQSFIVELGQTARNYCELAGRTQPVVGDVVIALINMGISVKGMEAYAKREGRPMLPAPQQAQAQKQLGILQAGQKNSHPSHIPYYFPALPDPHAYIRTPTYKQPVTEYEAIREKAASQKRDIEKALTRFLAKTSEVHSLFDNEDSPMFPLIACKPSFPPYLQALNPTDQIFDFEELEYYYQVANRKEDPAETKDGDDDDDDPDDSTESKKEDKESDEKDGESNSAGKGTNETKMGPPTVTVSTAAGNITTAQINLTNNSPSIDNPYLRAATIPRKVKSESGSGMF comes from the exons ATGGCTGAAATAAATGCCACTCAGCAAGCGCGAAGGAAGTACCTATCGATGGCAGTGTCGTCGGAACTAATCGAACGCGGCGTCGAAAGTGCTGAAAGAGAAATCGTCGAAACGCTGACGGAAATGATGCAGAGCT TCATTGTTGAACTAGGCCAAACGGCTCGTAACTACTGCGAGCTGGCCGGACGAACGCAACCCGTAGTAGGGGACGTGGTAATAGCTCTGATAAATATGGGAATCTCCGTGAAGGGAATGGAAGCATACGCAAAGCGGGAAGGACGGCCCATGCTGCCGGCCCCGCAACAGGCACAGGCTCAAAAACAGCTCGGTATTCTGCAGGCCGGCCAGAAGAATTCGCACCCATCGCACATACCGTACTATTTTCCGGCTCTGCCGGATCCGCATGCATACATTCGTACGCCG ACTTACAAACAACCGGTCACCGAATACGAAGCTATTCGTGAAAAGGCTGCTTCGCAGAAGCGAGATATCGAAAAAGCACTGACTAGGTTCCTGGCTAAGACCAGTGAAGTGCACAGTTTGTTCGACAATGAGGATAGCCCAATGTTTCCGCTGATTGCCTGCAAGCCATCGTTCCCTCCCTATCTGCAGGCACTGAATCCAACGGATCAGATATTTGATTTCGAGGAACTGGAATACTACTATCAGGTGGCCAACCGGAAAGAAGATCCGGCGGAAACCAAGGAcggtgatgatgacgacgatgatccAGACGATAGCACCGAGAGCAAAAAAGAGGACAAGGAAAGTGACGAAAAGGATGGTGAGTCGAACAGCGCCGGCAAAGGCACAAATGAGACGAAAATGGGTCCACCAACGGTAACGGTTTCCACGGCTGCCGGTAACATCACAACGGCACAGATTAATCTAACCAACAACAGTCCGAGTATCGACAATCCGTATCTGCGGGCGGCTACCATCCCGAGGAAGGTGAAAAGTGAAAGCGGATCGGGAATGTTTTAG